The DNA segment ACGTGAAAGTGTGTGGTGAGTGAGAATGGAGGCTGAAGTTTCTGTTGGAGGCGGCTTAGGGGTGAATTTACGTAGGGTAATGTTTAGGAGGATTAAGGTAGAAGATCTTAGGATAATATTTTGGGTAGTCTaggttatatttaaataaatactttggatagataattaatataatttaaacttttaaaaaaaacatacatgCTAATTTGCTAAACttaataaatcccgaaataataaaataggggatttttaaaacttaataaaagtcattaagatgacttattttgggtaaaaacggacctataaatatacatatacatatatataaataccataattttcttcaaattataccttaaaataatattttaaggctcctaaaaatctcataaaatattttgggtaaaaacaaacatctcgtccgtccacggtccctcctacgcgatcataaaataatttttctcaaataaattcgtaaatcacatcataccgatttaaatgccgaaacaatatttaaaacatgccaataaatcacataattcacataataacaaataaaattaatttaacaaattttcacattattttaaaattataaaatctcctagttatgcatgcggatttacgtggcAAATTTCTAGGCGTTACAAATCGGTTCTCTTAGCAAAAATACTTTGAAAATGTTTCATTCGATTAAAAATAATGCTAAAAGCATAATCAATATatcgtacaacgatatttaaaataattaaatcatgatattttgttattatatcgTGAGGTTTTGATATTATATCATATTTAATGTATAATGagatttgataaaaaaattttttgtatataATGTAAGAATTGTTGTACAAATATCGTTGTACTTGTAGCATTACTCTTCGATTAGTGTGATTAGATAATTTATTTAGATAGGCCTAgatgtgagacgggtcaaccctacccaataaaatatcattctcaTAAAATTGATCCGTCAAACAATTTCACATTATTTTTTGTGATTTCTTTATCACACGATTAATAAGATTGCAAAAAATATGTGTTTTTTTGGATTGATGTCCAAAAGTTTAAGATGAATGGATAACATACTGctcaaataattttaatttcagGAAAATATCTACATACGTGTATAGTAAAGTCATAGTCTAGttgaaaaatctaaaaaatcgCATAACATTCACCGCATGTGCACGATATGCTAGTAAATAAGAAATTATcataaagtatatatatatttttatttttatttttattttttttttgaaaatataattttaaataaattcaagtcGATCAAATGGAGTTTTGTTGGGTCAAACCCATATTTTCTGCTACTGCCTATGTAGGCCCAAAGATTGAGCCCCAACTTCTTCTCATCCCTGATAACTCAACAATGGCAACTGAGAATCTGAGATTATACAAGAACCCATTTCAATTTCAAGTTCCCGTTTCAGCGATTCTTGATTTGGTAGAGGAATTCAGAAATATGCTTTATTTGTATTCTGGGAGAACCAATTCACTGACCTGTTGCTTTTGAACCGGCATATCCATTATTCAGCTGTTCTTGAACTGGTATTTGCATTACGCAAGAAGCGATGGCTTCTTTTGCCTGTAATTCGCTTCCTTTTCTCAGCCCCATTTGCATGCGCAACCAAAATTTCATGGGTATTCATCTGTTTCCTTCATTGGAAGCTTCATTGATTCATTACCCTTCAACATTTACGAGGAAAAAATGCAGTCTTTATCAACCTTTAGCTTTTAGTTGCATTGATGGAGGAATGGATGGTGTTGGGAAATCTCAGGAAGAAGTGGGGAAGACgaaatttaagtgggttggaaGAGGTTTCGATTCTACGGAGGAGCAAAGACGGGCTATTTCTCTACTTCCATCGAAGATGAGCAATCGGTGCAAGGCGTTGATGAAACAAATCATTTGCTTTTCAGAGGAAAATGGGAGTGTTCCTGCTATGTTGGATGCTTGGGTTAAGAGCACGAAGCCGCGAAGAACTGATTGGCTTTCGATTTTCAGAGAACTGGAGAGGCTTAATCATCCATTGTTTTTGAAGGTATGGATAGATATATATCCATTCTTGGATGCTTAGATGGAATTTTTCGGGTTTTTTTCGCTGGAGAATGGTGTTTGATATGCTAGGTACCCAACACTTGGTGAGTGTTCATATGATCAGATTAGACTCTGCTTATTTGCTTCTCTGTGCCATTTTTGTTGAATCATTTTTGGATGCTATGCCTTGTTCAAGTATCAGCAAACCATAATAAGTGCTTGAATTCAAATCATTTCGATATGCATAATACAATGCTGCACTTTAAGGTTTGGTTACACAAGGTATGCATCAGTATGTTGACTggcatgtttttgtttttcaattTTAAGATACTGGAACATGTGCTCGCAGAAGAATCGTTTGAAGCTAATATCCGTGATTATACGATGGCAATCCATTTTTGTGCGAAGGAAAACCGGTTGTTAGATGCCGAAAGATTATTGTTAGCGATGAAAGCCGATGGCTTCATCTGTGATCAAGTCATCCTAACTGCGCTAGTTCACATGTATAGCAAGGCTGGTAATCTCAAGCTAGCTCAAGATTCGTTTGAGGAGATGAAATTACTCGGTGTTCCATTGGACAAAAGGTCGTATGGTTCAATGATCATGGCCTACATCAGAGCCGGAATGTTCCAAGACGGGGAGTGTTTACTAAGAGAAACAGAAGCTAAAGAAATTTTCGCTGGAAGAGAAGTTTATAAAGCATTGCTGAGATCATATTCCATGTCTGGTGATAATGATGGCGCTCAGAGAGTTTTCGATGCTATCCAATGGGCTGGTATCACTCCTGATGACAAGGTCTGTGCGCTTCTGATAAACGCTTATGTCGTCTCTGGAAAGACACGTGAAGCTCGTATTGCATTTGATAATATGCGGAGTGCTGGTCTTGTACCTAATGACAAATGTGTGGCATTGGTGTTGGCTGCTTATGAGAAGGAAAACAGAGTGAGTGAAGCACTGGATTTTTTGAGTGAACTGGAAAGGGCGTGCCTTGTACTCGGAAAAGAAGCTTCACAGTTGCTGGCAAAGTGGTTTCGAGGGTTGGGAGTCGTGGAAGAAGTCGAGCTTGTGTTGAGGGACTTTGTTTGAGGGAGGTTGTGGAagaaaggttttttttttttggagatgTTTTGTTCCTCAAACCGCATCCGTGAAACCACGGGCGGACCCTGACCGGGGAAGTCATCGCCCGAGTTCCTGATGCATCCTGCACTAAACAATATGATGATGAGACCATGTTCTGCTAATCTTTCTGCTTTTGTATGTCCATCAAAATGGCTAAAACTGTCGAGACATCAGACAAGATACATCCCTGTGTATGGAAGGCAACAGTATTTAGATTTTAGATGATTCGAGTGATGTGTGATATAACATGTAATTCTTATATTTTTAAGCACCTTTCTGTTCACggtattactaatatatgtataactcatccGATCACATcccacgttcttctcatcatattatttatctatatattaactatttattttaaatcaatcaaatcattaattatttatctcatatcaatcaaatcattgaattcaaattactatattatcccttataaataatataatttttattttatttattgtttaaaggacaaaatagtcatttaacatttttatataaaatttaatcaatcaaatcaaataaactataatctatcaatcaaatccaaaacaatttaaactatcattttttatttattttttattacattatactacTTATCTATAGATTACTTATAccatacatcaaaccaaacggtgccttaGAGTTTTATTTTATAAACAAAACATGTGTTGATTAACTTTCGCAGCAAAGGATATAAACCAACTTTATATCTTTAAATTGAGTCTACAAATTTATGAGATAATTTTATTACAAAATGTATTAAGCaaaatatattgtatatatttaaattataattaattttttaaaatgtaagTGTTGATTATTTTTgcgcaaaaaaaaaattcaaaattgtgATATTGGTATCCGATCACGACCCAAATAGATCGGATCCAAGAGACCCGACCCATGAGACTGGAGAGCATATGATTAAACAAGGGGACGAAAGCCACAACAAAAATtgagaaatatatttaaatttaggTACCAAAAACAATGAGCGATAGTGGCGGTAGCTCGGGGTACTCGGCTACCGGAGATGAACATCCACCGCCGGCGGCTGGGGCTGCGGAGAGGGAGAAGAAGAAGGATAAGGCGCGGTTGAGTCGGACGTCTCTGATTCTATGGCACACGCACCAAAACGATGCGGTGGCGGTGAGAAAGCATCTGAATGAGGATCCATATCTGGTGCACGCAAGAGACTATGACAATCGGACTCCGCTCCATGTGGCGGCTATCCATGGTTGGATCGATATTGCCAAGTGTCTTTTGGAGTACGAAGCTGACGTTAATGCCGAAGATCGATGGAAAAATACTGTGAGATTTAGTGTCACATTCAAGCATTTATACGCTTGTATGCATGTGCGAGTGAGTTACTTGTTGTGTTCATGGGTTAGCGAACGCGATTATATCTGTTGATTTGTTTTTAACCGTGATTATCTTATTCCATTGGTTTCATAATGAGACTGCTGAGTTGATGCACACGTTATCTCTGCAAGAATTTGAGAAATCAGTCTTTTTGTTTGGTGCAATTTTATGTTGGAATCGCGCGTATTCAGCTCTTCGTCCATGGAAATGGGTGTAGTTTTCTGAGATTTCCTTTTTCTTTGCTACTTTTAGCTaaaaaagtttgattttgatgaaacacaaacttttgaagacttattcttaaattgaatttcagCTCAACTTAGCAAGAAAATTCTCATTCTACTAACTGTTGGTAGCCGGCATAGTGGTTGTGTGAGTAAGATTTGTTTTTTTGTCAATAATGGCTGACAAGGTTGGAGAAGCATAAGTTGATTTAAGTTAGAATTGGAGTTTATGGATATCTTTGAAGTCACATGGAGCATTCCTGGTCTTTTGACATGCTATAATCATGAAATAAAATCACGAATTCATATGCATGAACGGCCCTGTAAAGTTGTAATGGACATTAGCTATTTTTGTGCTACCTAGTGGGTCAGAAGAATCCATCTGGGTCTCAAAGTTCTTATCCAGGTCTTGAATTGCAAGGCAATCATGCTAAATTTGTGTGACAAGAGTTGTAGCATTTGACTGTCATCAATATTTGATAGCGGATGCATGTATTATGATGGCACAAAATACAGAATCTCTAGACGAAAAGTACATTTGCAACATTAATTTTCATGTGGAGGCTAGAATTATTGTATGTTTTTATACCTATAATTTACATACACTAGTATAGTTTTGACAGGTATATCAAAAAGCTTGTGTCTAACACACACTGTTTTCTTTAAGATCGAGATATTTTATGAGAATACTTCTTCAGTATAAGTCAGATGATTCTGCACAACTATGAGTTTTAACTTTATGACTTTTAGTTTTACTTAAGTTTAACATTGACATTTATTGCGGTATCTGAACGATGTAGATACATGAATCAAATATGAAGATTTCCACTGTAAAAGTAACTTATTTCCAGTTTTGCACAAAATATTGCCCACTCATTATCTAGTGAACAATTTACTGAATCTTCAAGcagaaaatgtttttttaagtgTGGAGTTGAACCCAATGGTGGAGTTCTTTTGTGATGATTTTAATCAAGTATAAACTTTGTTTATATTATTTGCAATTAATATTGGTTCCATAACTACTGCTGACTTAGAAACTAAAGCATGCCATTAATTGGATAAATTTACGTACAACGAGTTGTTGTACTGAACTGGTATATGGTTTAAAAATATGTGCAGTGGTAGTTAAGTTCAGCATGGAGACTTCTGTTCTCGCTTATGGAACTGCATCTTGCTATCACGTGCATATTGGTGCACAaataaaaacttcaaatttcTGCACTCTTTTAATCATTGCTGTGGAATTGAATATAGCCTGTGATGGAGAATGCATCTATTTTCTGTTCTAAATTAGCATCATTTCCTCTTATGTTCTTTTTGTATTTGTCAAACAGCCTTTAGCTGATGCTGAAGGAGCTAAAAGATCTGGCGTGATTGAATTATTGAAGTCTCATGGAGGTGTATCTCATGTAAGCTCCTCTCATCTCATTTTAATTCTGATGGAGACTGGACTAGTACTAGAATTCTTTGCCGTTATACTATCTTGGATTTCCTTTTCATTTAGAGAAGTTTTTTGGGCACATTACAGGGTCCGAATGGGAGTCATTTTGAATCAAGGCCTGTACAACCTCCACTACCGAATAAGTGTGACTGGGAGATTGACCCTGATGAGCTGGACTTTTCAAACTCAATTCTTGTTGGGAAGGTCTGAATTTATTTGCAAAAACAACTTATCCTCGTCGCTAGTCAATAACGTCGTTGATCATTCTTCTTCTACCTCATGTAAAAATCACTAATAAGATAGCATGGCTCTCTTCATCTGAAAGAACTCAAAATCTTGACATTTGCTACTTGTTCAACTATAAAATATATAGGTTTTTTGTTTGCAATCTTCATACTGGTGTGTCAGGTTTTAATTTTCGGCAAGCAGAAAATTCTATGAGGCATTATGACACCTGTTTAAATTCACATCAACCCTACTTGAATCTGAGGCTTTTGTTagttcatttttttgttttgtaaatttatatgatttttattgcCTATCTTGCAGTATGGTTCAAGTGTTTTGCTGCATTGTTTCTAGGAAGCGCGAGCTTTTGATAATGTTTCCAACTTTTTTAATTCATCATTGGCTGTTTGTTGTTGCTTGTTACTTCAACTGCATGTAATGTTCTGCATTTATTTGCAAAGCTCATTGTTGCCGATGGCAGCTAATATTTGTAGGGCTCTTTTGGTGAGATACGTAAAGCTTGTTGGCGGGGAACACCAGTAGCTGTCAAACGCATTCTTCCAAAGCTTTCTGATGATAGATTGGTGATGTATGCTTGTCACTTCAATCTTACTTCCAGTTATTTATCTTGGCTACTGTATATTAGAGATTTGAATGCTACTTCCCACTTACTTGCCTGAGTGGGTCTAGCTGTAGAACTCAATTATAAGAGCTTGTGATGTGAGGTACAGCCACTTTAGTATTTGTTTGGCTTTGGGACATTGGTAGCCGAAAGATTCCATATCACTACCACATAATCTGTTAAAGCTGTTTACTTCTGCATTATCCTGCTGACTCTAAATAAATTACCTTCTCTCTTGCTTGCAATTCAGTCAGGACTTCAGGCATGAGGTCAATTTGCTAGTGAAGCTTCGTCATCCAAATATTGTCCAATTTCTAGGGGCAGTTACTGACAAGAAGCCTTTAATGTTAATCACAGAGTACTTGAGGGGGGTGGGTGAATGCATTTTAAATCTCTTTAAAGGATGATCTGTTGACTTTGATAATTGTTCTAACTCTGGTTTCCTCGTATATTATATTCTTTTGTAGGGTGATCTTCATCAGCATCTGAAGGAAAAAGGGGCGCTAAGCCCGTCTACTGCAATCAATTTTTCATTAGACATTGCGAGGTAAAATGGAATTAATATGTTGTTTTTCCTGTTGAATGAATAACTCCAGCCTTAAGGTTCCGCAGTTGGTGATTACCCTTCCCAATCTTTTGCACACTATCACCAATATAAATCCTATGCCTGATACTGATGCTTCAAGTTGCTGAATAAGAAAAAGAGAgatttattataaattctcAACTTTAGAGGGATTGCATTCGTACTTTCTTATTCttttcatgttttattaattggGTGGGTGGGAGGTTGGGTTGTGCATAGTGTGTGTGGCATTTGGATTTTAAATATCTGATTTCATGCAAATTTATCAGCAGTAATTACTAGATTGGCATGCCTACAGAAGGCATGGATATGTGATGATCTAATATACATTGTTACATTTAGCACCACAAATGTGTTGTGTGGTAGTCTTATTTGTTTCTCTTGTTGGACAGAAGGATTGCTTATCTCCATAGTGAGCCAAATGTTATAATTCACCGTGACCTGAAACCAAGGTTAGTTGTTACGCGTCTTATAATTGTTAAATATGTTCCATGAAAACCATAAAATCTACTGTTGGTCATCTTTCTCAGCAAAGACTATGTGGTCAATTCTTCAagatctctctctctctctctctctctcacccATCCTTCCCTCCTCTCTATGGGTGTTTCTGTGTGTGTGATGAACTTTTGTGCAAATCCTTCTTTCATAGAGTTTCCTGGCTAAATATGGTAATTTTCCAGGAACATTCTTCTTGTCAACACAAATGCGGAACATTTAAAAGTAGGTGACTTTGGGTTAAGCAAGCTCATCAGGGTACAACATTCTCATGATGTGTACAAGATGACTGGCGAGACCGGAAGCTGTAAGTAACTTAAGAACAATTATTATATCCAGCTGGGTTTTGCAATGATGATCAGTGGCTTAGACTAGTTTTGGTTTTTAATTTCAAAAGACCGGTACATGGCACCTGAAGTCTTCAAGCATTGGAAATATGATAAGAAGGTGGACGTTTTCTCATTTGCTATGATATTATACCaggtaatttttaaatttgtcgTTATTTGTATCGAATTGCACTTGACTAGCATAATTTGAAGTGAACGCGAAAGGTTGCAGATGCTTGAAGGTGATCCTCCGATGTCAAATTATGAACCTTATGAAGCAGCCAGTAATGTTGCAGAAGGACACAGGCCAATCTTTAGGGCAAAAGATTTCATTCCTGAATTGAGAGAGTAGGTATCTGTGAAATTTTTTATCATGTGAAATAAAGATAAAGATAATATAGCTGGTCCACACAAGAAAACATATACCAGGAATACTATCGAGCACCTTTACTTGGTTACACAACTACGTATTAAGTTCCATCATCGTCCAATCGTCCTTAACACGCAAGGTTGTAGAATCTAATGTAGATGAGGATGTAAGATACTGACCATCTGAGTTCCAGAAAAAAGAAAGCTACTGTAACAAATTTAGCGGACTTTTTATGAACCCGTTGCCTGGTACGTTGTTCTTGAGTTTTCATATTCTAATCTCCGCACAACTGAAAATTGATTAGGTTAATCGAGCAATGCTGGGCAGGAGACATGGACAAGAGACCTTCGTTCTTGGAAATTCTGAAAAGGCTCGAAAAAATCCAAGGAAAATCCACCTTTTGAGCAATGCATCACTGGCACATCTTTGCTACGTGACCCGAAGAAGCACGAGATATCTGTACGACGAAGTTTGTCTCTATCAACCTCTCATTTCACCTCTTAAACTTCTGCACAAAACGGAATCATGAATAAAATTCGTCGGTCTGAATCTTGTCAATTTCCGATTGTGGTTCAAATACTGAATGTGAATGTATTATTAATGCCAAGAGGAATCTACAGTACCAAATATGAAATATTTCTCCTCGGTTGTATCAATTTAAGACTCTATCAATCGTGGTCTTAAATATGCTCAAATGTCTTGTTTTTTCAACATTCCATAATATCTAATGCAATGCGTCAATATTGCGTAACCCTCCACCACAACaaacgattttttttttaaaaaaaatgcaatgCGTCAATATCCATTTCTTCCGTAGTTTTTAGATCCATTAACCATTGACCCAGTTAAAGTACTTGGTACTAGGTCATCTATGGAGTGTTTGCAAAAGATAATagttttgtagaagtgattaaatttatagcttacaaaaagtttaaaaaaatcaaaaattggtAGTGTTTGTAaataaatgtgaaaatctaaaaattaaagT comes from the Henckelia pumila isolate YLH828 chromosome 1, ASM3356847v2, whole genome shotgun sequence genome and includes:
- the LOC140874882 gene encoding uncharacterized protein, whose translation is MASFACNSLPFLSPICMRNQNFMGIHLFPSLEASLIHYPSTFTRKKCSLYQPLAFSCIDGGMDGVGKSQEEVGKTKFKWVGRGFDSTEEQRRAISLLPSKMSNRCKALMKQIICFSEENGSVPAMLDAWVKSTKPRRTDWLSIFRELERLNHPLFLKILEHVLAEESFEANIRDYTMAIHFCAKENRLLDAERLLLAMKADGFICDQVILTALVHMYSKAGNLKLAQDSFEEMKLLGVPLDKRSYGSMIMAYIRAGMFQDGECLLRETEAKEIFAGREVYKALLRSYSMSGDNDGAQRVFDAIQWAGITPDDKVCALLINAYVVSGKTREARIAFDNMRSAGLVPNDKCVALVLAAYEKENRVSEALDFLSELERACLVLGKEASQLLAKWFRGLGVVEEVELVLRDFV
- the LOC140889228 gene encoding serine/threonine-protein kinase VIK-like isoform X1, giving the protein MSDSGGSSGYSATGDEHPPPAAGAAEREKKKDKARLSRTSLILWHTHQNDAVAVRKHLNEDPYLVHARDYDNRTPLHVAAIHGWIDIAKCLLEYEADVNAEDRWKNTPLADAEGAKRSGVIELLKSHGGVSHGPNGSHFESRPVQPPLPNKCDWEIDPDELDFSNSILVGKGSFGEIRKACWRGTPVAVKRILPKLSDDRLVIQDFRHEVNLLVKLRHPNIVQFLGAVTDKKPLMLITEYLRGGDLHQHLKEKGALSPSTAINFSLDIARRIAYLHSEPNVIIHRDLKPRNILLVNTNAEHLKVGDFGLSKLIRVQHSHDVYKMTGETGSYRYMAPEVFKHWKYDKKVDVFSFAMILYQMLEGDPPMSNYEPYEAASNVAEGHRPIFRAKDFIPELRELIEQCWAGDMDKRPSFLEILKRLEKIQGKSTF
- the LOC140889228 gene encoding serine/threonine-protein kinase VIK-like isoform X2; this translates as MSDSGGSSGYSATGDEHPPPAAGAAEREKKKDKARLSRTSLILWHTHQNDAVAVRKHLNEDPYLVHARDYDNRTPLHVAAIHGWIDIAKCLLEYEADVNAEDRWKNTPLADAEGAKRSGVIELLKSHGGVSHGPNGSHFESRPVQPPLPNKCDWEIDPDELDFSNSILVGKGSFGEIRKACWRGTPVAVKRILPKLSDDRLVIQDFRHEVNLLVKLRHPNIVQFLGAVTDKKPLMLITEYLRGGDLHQHLKEKGALSPSTAINFSLDIARRIAYLHSEPNVIIHRDLKPRNILLVNTNAEHLKVGDFGLSKLIRVQHSHDVYKMTGETGSYRYMAPEVFKHWKYDKKVDVFSFAMILYQVADA